The Sesamum indicum cultivar Zhongzhi No. 13 linkage group LG2, S_indicum_v1.0, whole genome shotgun sequence genome contains a region encoding:
- the LOC105155866 gene encoding integrator complex subunit 3 isoform X1 has translation MVEKLIKRSIHEAENPIEITLREAFCVLEPKLRPPFPLTIPTQEGYTNLNSAILYGILCEPHMAKVHVKHLHGIITDGYEYFTSILVKIVIELYGKLVDSVKRQLIWVTHEMVDVSAVGYDGLLVALLRQIVGGDFGEENLWLCFEMVNLFSSKWVCLLEEVPLVLSGALYVFLRLLADHCRVMNIPKIESLRQMEIAFCVRMLRENFSLCLRIGRDLVRLLQDLVHVPEFRSIWKDLLYNPSAFKVDGFVDISQMYGTRTSRWYFLLRITPEMESQLRFLLTRVKFGSQKRYQVWFARKFLAVPERKGVVIDIVRFICCAHHPSNEIIHSDIIPRWAVIGWLLKYDLKHYVEANLKLALFYDWIFFDEKVDNIMNIEPAVLLMVHSIPRYIDITHSLLEFLFILLDNYDVERKEIVSRGISTALHALTRKGVVQSLDVLTSCDMLSPIFKERLGKLLSDWQFQHRKEFQSTNIPPGGIPSSSSSLESQTSA, from the coding sequence ATGGTGGAGAAACTTATAAAAAGATCAATCCATGAGGCCGAAAACCCTATTGAGATCACTCTGAGAGAGGCTTTCTGTGTTCTTGAACCTAAACTAAGACCCCCTTTTCCTTTAACTATCCCAACTCAGGAAGGGTACACAAACTTAAACAGCGCAATTCTTTATGGCATTTTATGTGAACCCCACATGGCTAAAGTTCACGTCAAGCATTTACATGGCATTATCACTGATGGGTACGAGTATTTCACGAGCATCCTTGTCAAGATTGTGATTGAATTATATGGAAAACTTGTTGATTCTGTGAAAAGGCAGTTGATTTGGGTGACACATGAGATGGTTGATGTGTCAGCAGTCGGGTATGATGGTTTGCTAGTGGCCCTTTTGAGGCAGATTGTAGGTGGGGATTTTGGTGAGGAGAACCTGTGGTTGTGTTTTGAGATGGTGAACCTTTTCTCAAGCAAATGGGTCTGTTTGCTAGAAGAGGTCCCCTTGGTTTTATCTGGTGCTTTATATGTGTTTCTGAGGTTATTGGCTGATCACTGCAGGGTGATGAATATTCCGAAGATTGAGTCTTTGAGGCAAATGGAGATTGCTTTTTGTGTCAGAATGTTGAGAGAGAACTTCTCTTTGTGTTTGAGGATTGGGAGGGATCTTGTTAGGCTTTTGCAAGATTTGGTTCATGTACCGGAGTTCCGTTCCATATGGAAAGACTTGTTGTATAATCCAAGTGCCTTTAAGGTTGATGGATTTGTGGATATTTCGCAGATGTATGGTACACGGACTTCGAGATGGTACTTTTTGCTTAGGATCACCCCGGAAATGGAATCTCAGTTGAGGTTTTTGCTGACTCGTGTGAAGTTTGGCAGCCAAAAGCGCTACCAGGTTTGGTTTGCAAGGAAGTTTCTTGCTGTACCTGAGAGGAAAGGTGTAGTTATTGACATTGTAAGATTTATATGCTGTGCGCACCATCCATCGAACGAAATTATCCATTCAGATATTATACCCCGATGGGCTGTGATAGGTTGGTTACTCAAGTACGACTTGAAGCACTATGTTGAAGCAAACTTGAAACTTGCTTTGTTTTATGATTGGATCTTTTTTGATGAAAAGGTGgataatattatgaatattgaGCCTGCCGTTCTTCTGATGGTGCATTCCATCCCTAGATATATTGACATTACACATTctcttcttgaatttttgtttattttgttggaTAACTATGATGTAGAGAGGAAGGAGATTGTGAGTCGGGGAATATCAACAGCTTTGCATGCACTTACTAGAAAAGGTGTGGTTCAATCACTAGACGTTTTAACTAGTTGTGATATGCTTTCTCCAATTTTCAAGGAAAGGCTAGGAAAGCTGCTATCAGACTGGCAGTTCCAGCATCGCAAGGAGTTTCAGAGTACCAACATCCCACCTGGTGGTATTCCATCATCTTCTTCAAGTCTGGAATCTCAGACATCTGCGTAA
- the LOC105155866 gene encoding integrator complex subunit 3 isoform X2, which translates to MVEKLIKRSIHEAENPIEITLREAFCVLEPKLRPPFPLTIPTQEGYTNLNSAILYGILCEPHMAKVHVKHLHGIITDGYEYFTSILVKIVIELYGKLVDSVKRQLIWVTHEMVDVSAVGYDGLLVALLRQIVGGDFGEENLWLCFEMVNLFSSKWVCLLEEVPLVLSGALYVFLRLLADHCRVMNIPKIESLRQMEIAFCVRMLRENFSLCLRIGRDLVRLLQDLVHVPEFRSIWKDLLYNPSAFKVDGFVDISQMYGTRTSRWYFLLRITPEMESQLRFLLTRVKFGSQKRYQVWFARKFLAVPERKGVVIDIVRFICCAHHPSNEIIHSDIIPRWAVIG; encoded by the exons ATGGTGGAGAAACTTATAAAAAGATCAATCCATGAGGCCGAAAACCCTATTGAGATCACTCTGAGAGAGGCTTTCTGTGTTCTTGAACCTAAACTAAGACCCCCTTTTCCTTTAACTATCCCAACTCAGGAAGGGTACACAAACTTAAACAGCGCAATTCTTTATGGCATTTTATGTGAACCCCACATGGCTAAAGTTCACGTCAAGCATTTACATGGCATTATCACTGATGGGTACGAGTATTTCACGAGCATCCTTGTCAAGATTGTGATTGAATTATATGGAAAACTTGTTGATTCTGTGAAAAGGCAGTTGATTTGGGTGACACATGAGATGGTTGATGTGTCAGCAGTCGGGTATGATGGTTTGCTAGTGGCCCTTTTGAGGCAGATTGTAGGTGGGGATTTTGGTGAGGAGAACCTGTGGTTGTGTTTTGAGATGGTGAACCTTTTCTCAAGCAAATGGGTCTGTTTGCTAGAAGAGGTCCCCTTGGTTTTATCTGGTGCTTTATATGTGTTTCTGAGGTTATTGGCTGATCACTGCAGGGTGATGAATATTCCGAAGATTGAGTCTTTGAGGCAAATGGAGATTGCTTTTTGTGTCAGAATGTTGAGAGAGAACTTCTCTTTGTGTTTGAGGATTGGGAGGGATCTTGTTAGGCTTTTGCAAGATTTGGTTCATGTACCGGAGTTCCGTTCCATATGGAAAGACTTGTTGTATAATCCAAGTGCCTTTAAGGTTGATGGATTTGTGGATATTTCGCAGATGTATGGTACACGGACTTCGAGATGGTACTTTTTGCTTAGGATCACCCCGGAAATGGAATCTCAGTTGAGGTTTTTGCTGACTCGTGTGAAGTTTGGCAGCCAAAAGCGCTACCAGGTTTGGTTTGCAAGGAAGTTTCTTGCTGTACCTGAGAGGAAAGGTGTAGTTATTGACATTGTAAGATTTATATGCTGTGCGCACCATCCATCGAACGAAATTATCCATTCAGATATTATACCCCGATGGGCTGTGATAG GCTGA
- the LOC105155866 gene encoding integrator complex subunit 3 isoform X3, which yields MNIPKIESLRQMEIAFCVRMLRENFSLCLRIGRDLVRLLQDLVHVPEFRSIWKDLLYNPSAFKVDGFVDISQMYGTRTSRWYFLLRITPEMESQLRFLLTRVKFGSQKRYQVWFARKFLAVPERKGVVIDIVRFICCAHHPSNEIIHSDIIPRWAVIGWLLKYDLKHYVEANLKLALFYDWIFFDEKVDNIMNIEPAVLLMVHSIPRYIDITHSLLEFLFILLDNYDVERKEIVSRGISTALHALTRKGVVQSLDVLTSCDMLSPIFKERLGKLLSDWQFQHRKEFQSTNIPPGGIPSSSSSLESQTSA from the coding sequence ATGAATATTCCGAAGATTGAGTCTTTGAGGCAAATGGAGATTGCTTTTTGTGTCAGAATGTTGAGAGAGAACTTCTCTTTGTGTTTGAGGATTGGGAGGGATCTTGTTAGGCTTTTGCAAGATTTGGTTCATGTACCGGAGTTCCGTTCCATATGGAAAGACTTGTTGTATAATCCAAGTGCCTTTAAGGTTGATGGATTTGTGGATATTTCGCAGATGTATGGTACACGGACTTCGAGATGGTACTTTTTGCTTAGGATCACCCCGGAAATGGAATCTCAGTTGAGGTTTTTGCTGACTCGTGTGAAGTTTGGCAGCCAAAAGCGCTACCAGGTTTGGTTTGCAAGGAAGTTTCTTGCTGTACCTGAGAGGAAAGGTGTAGTTATTGACATTGTAAGATTTATATGCTGTGCGCACCATCCATCGAACGAAATTATCCATTCAGATATTATACCCCGATGGGCTGTGATAGGTTGGTTACTCAAGTACGACTTGAAGCACTATGTTGAAGCAAACTTGAAACTTGCTTTGTTTTATGATTGGATCTTTTTTGATGAAAAGGTGgataatattatgaatattgaGCCTGCCGTTCTTCTGATGGTGCATTCCATCCCTAGATATATTGACATTACACATTctcttcttgaatttttgtttattttgttggaTAACTATGATGTAGAGAGGAAGGAGATTGTGAGTCGGGGAATATCAACAGCTTTGCATGCACTTACTAGAAAAGGTGTGGTTCAATCACTAGACGTTTTAACTAGTTGTGATATGCTTTCTCCAATTTTCAAGGAAAGGCTAGGAAAGCTGCTATCAGACTGGCAGTTCCAGCATCGCAAGGAGTTTCAGAGTACCAACATCCCACCTGGTGGTATTCCATCATCTTCTTCAAGTCTGGAATCTCAGACATCTGCGTAA